Proteins encoded by one window of Cloeon dipterum chromosome 2, ieCloDipt1.1, whole genome shotgun sequence:
- the LOC135937137 gene encoding protein yellow-like isoform X1 has protein sequence MTPFFATFFLLGLSSVAATTNFNQVYEWKELDYEWPSEASRSKALKDKTFEPDNISPHFIAVYGSRLFLSLESYGGIPVTLVSLPTSSASSAPPKLTPFPSWDMHGKIGDCDKIEEARGLEVDSVGRLWVLDSGSNTCKAKLWTIDLANNDQTKLIHEIDINHSMHDLVLDETPNGTFAYITRWREEHIVVFSLERNQSWFVHCTPGLRLISIALSPKDQEPRQLYLAKSKELYSFSVAALHNGTRRVNPKLIGNWTGPPYRMLMDNQGTVYAAFLWKNYASSWNSSQPLQEQRFREAAGKDSYWPFTIALDQNGTLWMTVFDTNREKPSQRLLKAAVGAKSYMFEAPPDGSSGAEGNVAGKPPKEEY, from the exons ATGACTCCCTTCTTCGCCACCTTTTTCTTGCTTGGCCTTTCATCCGTGGCCGCCACGACCAACTTCAATCAAGTCTACGAGTGGAAAGAATTGGATTACGAGTGGCCGTCCGAGGCCAGCAGGTCAAAGGCCTTGAAAGATAAAACTTTCGAACCAGACAACATTTCTCCTCATTTCATTGCGGTCTACGGTTCAAGACTCTTCCTCAGCCTTGAGAGTTATGGCGGCATTCCGGTGACTCTGGTGTCcttgccgacgagcagcgcgtcctCCGCACCCCCGAAGCTCACTCCATTCCCTTCATGGGACATGCAT GGAAAAATAGGAGACTGcgacaaaattgaagaagcaagaGGGCTGGAAGTGGACTCGGTTggaaggctgtgggtgctCGACAGCGGAAGCAACACTTGCAAGGCCAAACTATGGACCATCGACTTGGCCAACAACGATCAAACTAAACTCATTCATGAGATTGATATTAACCATTCCATGCACGACTTGGTGCTCGACGAAACGCCAAACGGAACCTTTGCCTACATCACGCGGTGGAGAGAAGAACACATTGTCGTctttagtttggaaagaaacCAAAGCTGGTTTGTACACTGCACGCCAGGATTACGTCTTATTTCCATCGCCCTGTCCCCAAAGGATCAGGAACCAAGACAGCTCTACCTTGCCAAATCCAAAGAACTCTATTCATTTTCCGTTGCCGCACTTCACAACGGAACTCGAAGAGTAAATCCGAAACTAATCGGAAACTGGACCGGACCACCATACagaatgctgatggacaaccaGGGGACCGTGTATGCCGCCTTTTTGTGGAAGAATTACGCATCTTCTTGGAACTCTTCCCAACCACTTCAGGAGCAGCGTTTTCGTGAG GCCGCTGGAAAGGATAGTTATTGGCCGTTTACTATTGCTTTGGACCAAAATGGAACCCTTTGGATGACGGTGTTTGACACGAACAGAGAAAAGCCAAGTCAGAGGCTTTTGAAGGCTGCAGTCGGAGCCAAATCGTACATGTTCGAGGCCCCGCCAG ATGGTTCAAGCGGTGCAGAGGGAAACGTTGCGGGAAAGCCACCTAAAGAAGAATACTGA
- the LOC135937137 gene encoding protein yellow-like isoform X2 — protein MTPFFATFFLLGLSSVAATTNFNQVYEWKELDYEWPSEASRSKALKDKTFEPDNISPHFIAVYGSRLFLSLESYGGIPVTLVSLPTSSASSAPPKLTPFPSWDMHGKIGDCDKIEEARGLEVDSVGRLWVLDSGSNTCKAKLWTIDLANNDQTKLIHEIDINHSMHDLVLDETPNGTFAYITRWREEHIVVFSLERNQSWFVHCTPGLRLISIALSPKDQEPRQLYLAKSKELYSFSVAALHNGTRRVNPKLIGNWTGPPYRMLMDNQGTVYAAFLWKNYASSWNSSQPLQEQRFREAAGKDSYWPFTIALDQNGTLWMTVFDTNREKPSQRLLKAAVGAKSYMFEAPPE, from the exons ATGACTCCCTTCTTCGCCACCTTTTTCTTGCTTGGCCTTTCATCCGTGGCCGCCACGACCAACTTCAATCAAGTCTACGAGTGGAAAGAATTGGATTACGAGTGGCCGTCCGAGGCCAGCAGGTCAAAGGCCTTGAAAGATAAAACTTTCGAACCAGACAACATTTCTCCTCATTTCATTGCGGTCTACGGTTCAAGACTCTTCCTCAGCCTTGAGAGTTATGGCGGCATTCCGGTGACTCTGGTGTCcttgccgacgagcagcgcgtcctCCGCACCCCCGAAGCTCACTCCATTCCCTTCATGGGACATGCAT GGAAAAATAGGAGACTGcgacaaaattgaagaagcaagaGGGCTGGAAGTGGACTCGGTTggaaggctgtgggtgctCGACAGCGGAAGCAACACTTGCAAGGCCAAACTATGGACCATCGACTTGGCCAACAACGATCAAACTAAACTCATTCATGAGATTGATATTAACCATTCCATGCACGACTTGGTGCTCGACGAAACGCCAAACGGAACCTTTGCCTACATCACGCGGTGGAGAGAAGAACACATTGTCGTctttagtttggaaagaaacCAAAGCTGGTTTGTACACTGCACGCCAGGATTACGTCTTATTTCCATCGCCCTGTCCCCAAAGGATCAGGAACCAAGACAGCTCTACCTTGCCAAATCCAAAGAACTCTATTCATTTTCCGTTGCCGCACTTCACAACGGAACTCGAAGAGTAAATCCGAAACTAATCGGAAACTGGACCGGACCACCATACagaatgctgatggacaaccaGGGGACCGTGTATGCCGCCTTTTTGTGGAAGAATTACGCATCTTCTTGGAACTCTTCCCAACCACTTCAGGAGCAGCGTTTTCGTGAG GCCGCTGGAAAGGATAGTTATTGGCCGTTTACTATTGCTTTGGACCAAAATGGAACCCTTTGGATGACGGTGTTTGACACGAACAGAGAAAAGCCAAGTCAGAGGCTTTTGAAGGCTGCAGTCGGAGCCAAATCGTACATGTTCGAGGCCCCGCCAG AATAG